The following are from one region of the Eubacterium sp. MSJ-33 genome:
- a CDS encoding sirohydrochlorin cobaltochelatase, translating into MKKSKLSVAFLTACMAATLLAGCGDKKTETTEATTEATTEATTEAATTTEATVADATASEAEDDENYETGDASLDNVRNQDEIGDNELLVVSFGTSFNDSRRLTIGAIEDKLDEEFGKDYSVRRGFTSQIIIDHVKSRDGITIDNMTEALDRAVDNGVKNLVIQPTHLMNGLEYTDVVNEVGDYADAFDQVVIGDPLLTSDEDFDEVVKAITDATAEYDDGETAICFMGHGTEADSNEVYQKMQDKLTDAGFENYFVGTVEATPSVDDVLAKVQAGDYKKVVLEPLMIVAGDHANNDMAGDEEGSWKTTFEDAGYDVTCLVRGLGELPAIQDIFVKHAQAAIDKLNK; encoded by the coding sequence ATGAAGAAATCGAAATTAAGCGTAGCATTCCTTACAGCATGTATGGCAGCAACTCTGCTTGCAGGATGTGGAGACAAGAAGACAGAGACAACAGAGGCAACGACGGAAGCAACCACAGAGGCAACTACAGAAGCTGCAACGACAACAGAGGCAACAGTTGCAGATGCAACTGCATCTGAGGCAGAGGACGATGAGAATTATGAGACAGGAGATGCATCATTGGATAATGTTCGTAATCAGGATGAAATTGGTGACAACGAACTGCTTGTTGTAAGCTTTGGTACAAGCTTTAACGACAGCCGTCGTCTGACAATCGGCGCAATCGAGGATAAGCTTGATGAAGAATTCGGTAAAGATTATTCCGTCAGAAGAGGCTTTACAAGCCAGATCATCATTGATCATGTAAAGAGCAGAGATGGCATTACCATTGATAATATGACAGAAGCGCTTGACCGTGCGGTTGATAACGGCGTTAAGAATCTTGTAATCCAGCCGACACATCTGATGAACGGCCTGGAGTATACAGATGTTGTAAATGAAGTAGGCGATTATGCAGATGCATTTGATCAGGTTGTAATCGGTGATCCGCTTCTTACAAGTGATGAGGACTTCGATGAGGTTGTGAAGGCTATCACAGATGCAACAGCTGAGTATGATGATGGTGAGACAGCCATCTGCTTCATGGGACATGGTACAGAGGCAGACAGCAACGAAGTATACCAGAAGATGCAGGATAAGCTGACAGACGCCGGCTTTGAGAACTATTTCGTAGGTACGGTTGAGGCAACTCCTTCTGTGGATGATGTACTTGCGAAGGTACAGGCAGGCGATTACAAGAAGGTTGTTCTTGAGCCTTTGATGATTGTAGCCGGTGACCATGCAAACAACGATATGGCTGGTGATGAGGAAGGTTCCTGGAAGACAACATTCGAGGATGCAGGTTATGATGTAACATGTCTCGTTCGTGGTCTTGGTGAGCTTCCGGCAATTCAGGATATCTTTGTAAAGCATGCACAGGCAGCTATTGACAAATTAAACAAATAA
- a CDS encoding ABC transporter substrate-binding protein — translation MRRGRRILFLLLFALLCTFPCACATQGNVAYTEDEGPKETVTDASALDADIRWDDLKIENSMELSYATQFSVDYYTGGYKLISVSDIGDYLLVPDGKNVPEGLPSDISVIDGTPKHAYLAATSGMDFIVKIGCLNHLSFSGTKEDGWYIPEAKQAMQAKTLAYAGKYNAPDVEQMLAGDCDLAIESTMILHNPEVKEQLEACGIPVIVEHSSYETDPLGRLEWVKFYGALFDAEDAAEQLFETETAKTADILTETPTGKTVAFFYVTTNGGVNVRKSGDYVSKMIELAGGTCITFDDSDEKNALSTMTIQMETFYEQAKDADYIIYNSTIDSELTSVSELLQKNALFSDFKAVKEGHVYGTGKNMFQETTGYGTMIADMHAIFNGQEIKSDYFYKLTEK, via the coding sequence TTGAGACGAGGAAGAAGAATTCTTTTTTTACTCCTGTTCGCCCTGTTATGTACGTTCCCCTGTGCTTGTGCAACACAGGGGAATGTTGCATATACAGAGGATGAAGGACCAAAAGAGACAGTGACAGATGCATCCGCATTGGATGCAGATATCCGATGGGATGACTTGAAAATAGAAAATAGTATGGAATTAAGCTATGCGACACAGTTTTCCGTGGATTATTATACAGGTGGGTATAAACTTATTTCCGTTTCTGATATCGGCGATTACCTGCTTGTGCCGGATGGTAAGAATGTACCGGAGGGGCTTCCTTCGGATATTTCAGTGATTGATGGAACACCGAAGCATGCATATCTGGCTGCAACGTCCGGCATGGATTTTATTGTGAAGATTGGGTGTCTGAATCACCTTTCGTTCTCCGGTACGAAGGAAGATGGCTGGTATATCCCGGAGGCAAAGCAGGCGATGCAGGCAAAGACGCTTGCCTACGCAGGCAAATACAATGCGCCGGATGTGGAGCAGATGCTTGCCGGGGATTGTGATCTTGCTATCGAGTCGACGATGATCTTGCACAATCCGGAGGTAAAGGAGCAGTTAGAGGCGTGTGGAATCCCTGTGATCGTGGAACATTCAAGCTATGAGACGGATCCGCTTGGCAGACTGGAATGGGTGAAATTCTATGGCGCATTGTTCGATGCGGAGGATGCTGCAGAGCAGTTATTTGAGACAGAGACAGCGAAGACCGCTGACATTCTGACCGAGACCCCGACCGGAAAGACGGTTGCATTTTTCTACGTGACAACAAACGGTGGTGTCAATGTGCGTAAGTCCGGTGATTATGTATCAAAGATGATCGAGCTTGCAGGTGGAACCTGTATTACCTTTGATGATTCGGACGAGAAAAATGCGCTTTCAACTATGACAATCCAGATGGAGACATTCTATGAGCAGGCGAAGGATGCCGACTATATCATCTACAACAGTACGATTGACAGCGAGCTTACGAGCGTATCAGAGCTTTTGCAGAAAAATGCACTATTTTCGGATTTCAAAGCCGTTAAGGAAGGACATGTGTACGGAACCGGAAAAAATATGTTTCAGGAGACGACCGGATATGGTACGATGATCGCAGATATGCATGCGATATTTAACGGACAGGAGATAAAGAGCGATTATTTTTATAAGCTGACAGAGAAATAA
- a CDS encoding tetratricopeptide repeat protein — MNIWTILGIGQTDDKGAIKQAYREQLKSVNPEEDADGFMELRNAYEEAIASCDSQEALPDDMDDEDSEGLQPPRTELTDKLEQLYNDYPNRIRVDAWRELFREDAFVSLDTEAEALEELLVFMMDHYRMPDVVFREIVERFDIALRKEDLLVKFPEDYISYILGIAARKQDDFAYEYLTGDYTYADDYIEQYMKIERMDKQDELTPENRKALHKELERLKQLPLTHPHGDVLEIYVQMKDTRFQEKDAEQPLPRAEAEAVYEALLSRINANLERYPKDEMTQFIKSEMLYRLERYEEAKQTAEEILAENPDYEDAQYCLGDIYYAMGALEKAKDIFEELMHNNYGDMAYLTRLQQVNEAIIAKWKQDVVENPEDHQKKLDLAWCYYQNQREPEALEVFDTFEPEGDEIFFYCNAKGRCYLATGQTEKALPLFLKWKKAIEDIQPEEGGYTEEQNKRRKRYPYAHTLIASCYYNLKEYEKAKEYIQLPVETEHEEQITGLILNLRILYELQEYGNCMKACDAMLEHIDYESMVYEDEYWAHCYRAKCCYMLDYLQECIYSAEKAIRIYPYGVEPYIQEILTFQQAEQYEDAENVMAQYREFRPESDAMDYYEALSLRAQEKSEEALKLLEKVEANYKADESDLPNYEDLLLELADLYDEANRNEDSIAMYNKVVSINPKNPDVFGYLGYMYRKVHETELAIKAYEDQIKVRPHAAYYTNLGFIYWERRDYGKALENFDQALAIAPERSDRDIQRKTEVIRFKSRVLLCLNRITEGCQILLDAIQKYGDDMDPQLRIEAGLGLTRADRYLEAEQMLESYAEEGTDEKLRFDCASLLMELAGEEDDTLMMDQMYQLGMKLKPDNTSIYSKYGRVLIMNGRYADAVDAYKKAVNLNKETNYYGELLQALYLRDGEIKSEYAEYLSKAVIPEEDRKAPLDYIKLARYCRVIGDYADAEKYLKQAVTMKLCSSCGYHGCEEGYYELGILYEVMGEREMAIEAYEKAIEAHGHCYVYEKRLQDLLENS; from the coding sequence ATGAACATATGGACGATACTTGGAATCGGGCAGACAGACGATAAGGGTGCAATCAAGCAGGCATATCGCGAGCAGTTAAAATCTGTAAATCCGGAGGAGGATGCAGATGGTTTTATGGAGCTTCGGAATGCCTACGAGGAGGCGATTGCAAGCTGTGACAGCCAGGAAGCATTGCCGGATGATATGGATGACGAAGATTCAGAAGGGTTACAGCCGCCACGGACGGAGCTTACCGATAAGTTAGAACAACTGTATAATGATTATCCGAACCGTATCCGTGTGGATGCGTGGAGAGAGCTGTTTCGTGAGGATGCATTTGTATCGCTTGACACAGAGGCAGAAGCACTAGAGGAACTTCTTGTATTCATGATGGATCATTACCGGATGCCGGATGTGGTTTTTCGTGAGATTGTGGAGCGGTTTGATATCGCACTGCGCAAAGAAGATCTGCTGGTGAAATTCCCGGAGGATTACATTTCTTATATTCTTGGGATAGCAGCGCGGAAACAGGATGACTTTGCCTATGAATATCTGACCGGAGATTATACATATGCCGATGACTATATTGAGCAGTATATGAAGATTGAACGGATGGACAAGCAGGATGAGCTGACACCGGAGAACCGGAAAGCACTCCACAAGGAATTAGAACGACTGAAACAGCTTCCTCTTACACATCCACATGGCGATGTGCTGGAGATCTATGTGCAGATGAAGGATACGCGTTTTCAGGAAAAGGATGCGGAACAGCCACTTCCAAGAGCGGAAGCGGAGGCTGTATATGAGGCGCTTTTAAGCAGGATCAATGCGAACCTTGAGCGATACCCAAAGGACGAGATGACGCAGTTTATCAAGAGCGAGATGTTGTACCGTCTGGAACGATATGAGGAGGCGAAGCAGACCGCAGAAGAGATTCTTGCGGAGAATCCGGATTATGAAGACGCACAGTATTGTTTAGGAGATATTTATTATGCGATGGGCGCCCTGGAGAAGGCAAAGGATATCTTCGAGGAGCTGATGCATAACAATTATGGGGATATGGCGTACCTTACCCGGCTGCAGCAGGTAAATGAAGCAATCATTGCCAAATGGAAGCAGGATGTAGTAGAGAATCCGGAAGACCATCAGAAGAAGTTAGATCTGGCATGGTGCTATTATCAGAATCAGCGGGAGCCGGAAGCGTTGGAGGTGTTCGATACATTTGAACCGGAGGGCGATGAGATCTTCTTCTATTGTAATGCGAAGGGCAGATGTTATCTGGCAACCGGACAGACGGAGAAGGCACTGCCATTGTTCTTAAAATGGAAGAAGGCAATTGAGGATATACAGCCGGAAGAAGGCGGCTATACAGAGGAACAGAACAAGCGCAGAAAGCGGTATCCGTATGCACATACACTGATCGCAAGCTGTTACTATAACCTGAAAGAGTACGAGAAAGCGAAGGAATATATACAGCTTCCGGTCGAGACGGAGCATGAGGAACAGATCACCGGACTCATCCTGAATCTTCGGATTCTCTATGAACTGCAGGAGTATGGCAACTGTATGAAGGCGTGCGATGCGATGTTAGAGCATATTGATTATGAATCTATGGTCTATGAGGATGAATACTGGGCGCATTGCTACCGGGCAAAATGCTGTTATATGTTAGATTATCTGCAGGAATGCATCTATTCGGCGGAGAAGGCGATACGGATCTATCCATATGGTGTGGAGCCGTACATACAGGAGATACTGACCTTCCAGCAGGCAGAACAGTATGAGGATGCCGAAAATGTAATGGCACAGTACCGGGAGTTCCGTCCGGAGAGCGATGCGATGGATTATTATGAGGCATTAAGCCTTCGTGCACAGGAAAAATCAGAGGAAGCGTTGAAGCTTTTGGAGAAGGTGGAAGCAAATTACAAGGCGGATGAATCCGATCTGCCGAATTATGAGGATCTGTTATTAGAGCTGGCAGACCTCTATGATGAAGCAAACCGAAATGAGGATTCGATTGCAATGTATAACAAAGTTGTGTCCATCAATCCGAAGAACCCGGATGTATTTGGATATCTGGGATATATGTACCGGAAGGTCCATGAGACGGAGCTTGCAATCAAGGCGTATGAGGATCAGATTAAAGTACGGCCACATGCGGCATATTATACGAATCTTGGATTTATCTACTGGGAGCGGCGGGATTACGGGAAAGCGCTGGAGAATTTTGATCAGGCACTGGCAATCGCTCCGGAGAGATCGGACCGGGATATACAGAGAAAGACAGAGGTCATCCGCTTCAAATCCCGTGTTCTGCTCTGCTTGAACCGGATTACGGAGGGGTGTCAGATTCTGTTGGATGCGATTCAAAAATACGGAGATGACATGGATCCACAGCTTCGCATTGAGGCAGGATTGGGGCTCACAAGAGCGGATCGCTATCTGGAGGCAGAGCAGATGTTGGAAAGCTATGCGGAGGAAGGCACAGATGAGAAGCTGCGGTTTGACTGCGCGAGTCTTCTGATGGAGCTTGCCGGGGAAGAGGACGATACCCTGATGATGGATCAGATGTATCAGCTTGGTATGAAGTTAAAGCCGGATAATACAAGCATCTACAGCAAGTACGGCAGAGTGCTTATCATGAATGGCAGGTATGCGGACGCAGTCGATGCATACAAAAAGGCAGTCAACTTAAATAAAGAAACCAATTATTATGGGGAACTGTTGCAGGCGCTCTATCTGCGGGATGGAGAAATCAAGTCTGAGTATGCGGAGTATTTAAGTAAAGCAGTGATACCGGAGGAAGACCGGAAGGCACCGCTTGATTATATCAAGCTTGCAAGGTACTGCCGGGTGATCGGTGATTATGCAGATGCGGAGAAATATTTGAAGCAGGCAGTTACGATGAAGCTTTGTTCAAGCTGTGGGTATCATGGCTGCGAGGAAGGCTATTATGAGCTTGGAATCCTGTATGAGGTAATGGGAGAGCGGGAGATGGCCATTGAAGCCTATGAGAAGGCGATCGAGGCGCATGGACACTGCTATGTCTATGAGAAACGGCTGCAGGATCTGCTTGAAAATAGTTAA
- a CDS encoding glycerate kinase family protein, translating to MNHFNNRKSQKKIVVAMDSFKGSLTSLEAGNAVRDGILEKYPDVDVQIFPVADGGEGTVEALSFGKEHVQTRTISVTGPIGTKVSAEYTIYEQAGEKTAVLEMAQAAGLPLVPEERRNPMHTTTYGVGEMIRDAIACGCRRFILGIGGSATNDAGIGMLQALGFHFLDAAGREVGYGAEGLAQVRSITTEDVLPELALCMFQIACDVTNPLVGAQGCSAVFAPQKGADAKMVQAMDAAMNRYADIVEEMYRKDPALMENQQIGNDEAGKNVEKNDRQSQVKNRMIPGAGAAGGLGYACLMFLHAVLKPGIDIVLDEIQIAQAIKTADEVITGEGKLDAQTLMGKTPIGVARIAKSYKVPVYAFAGCFGADVQVCIDSGVFAGCYAASAACTEEEKRLAMEKTHAYANLRNCVKNNLTGL from the coding sequence ATGAATCATTTTAACAACAGAAAAAGTCAGAAAAAAATCGTCGTGGCGATGGATTCGTTCAAGGGAAGCCTTACTTCGCTGGAAGCCGGAAATGCAGTCAGAGACGGAATCTTAGAGAAGTATCCGGACGTTGATGTGCAGATATTCCCGGTTGCCGATGGCGGCGAGGGCACGGTGGAAGCACTTAGCTTCGGAAAGGAGCATGTGCAGACGCGGACAATCTCTGTGACCGGACCGATTGGAACAAAAGTTTCGGCGGAATACACAATCTACGAGCAGGCAGGAGAAAAGACGGCAGTTTTGGAGATGGCGCAGGCAGCCGGGCTACCGCTAGTTCCGGAAGAAAGAAGAAATCCGATGCATACAACGACCTATGGAGTTGGAGAGATGATACGTGATGCCATTGCATGTGGCTGCCGGAGATTTATCCTTGGAATCGGCGGAAGTGCAACAAATGATGCAGGAATCGGAATGCTGCAGGCACTTGGATTTCATTTCTTGGATGCAGCAGGAAGAGAAGTTGGCTATGGCGCGGAAGGGCTGGCACAGGTGCGGTCGATTACGACAGAGGATGTGTTGCCGGAGCTTGCTTTGTGTATGTTCCAGATTGCGTGCGATGTGACGAATCCACTGGTCGGTGCACAGGGGTGCAGTGCTGTCTTTGCCCCACAAAAGGGTGCGGATGCGAAGATGGTACAGGCGATGGATGCGGCGATGAACCGGTATGCTGATATTGTGGAAGAGATGTACCGGAAAGATCCTGCTTTGATGGAAAATCAGCAGATTGGTAATGATGAAGCGGGCAAGAACGTTGAAAAAAACGACAGGCAGAGTCAAGTAAAAAACCGCATGATACCCGGTGCAGGTGCGGCTGGAGGTCTAGGCTATGCATGTCTGATGTTCTTACATGCAGTATTAAAACCAGGCATAGACATCGTATTAGATGAGATACAGATTGCGCAGGCAATTAAAACAGCAGACGAAGTTATTACTGGAGAGGGAAAATTAGACGCGCAGACGTTGATGGGGAAGACACCGATTGGCGTAGCGCGGATAGCGAAGTCGTATAAAGTGCCCGTCTATGCATTTGCAGGATGTTTTGGTGCAGATGTACAAGTGTGTATCGACAGTGGTGTATTTGCCGGGTGCTATGCGGCAAGCGCTGCCTGCACAGAGGAAGAAAAGCGGCTTGCAATGGAGAAAACGCATGCGTATGCGAATCTTAGAAATTGTGTGAAAAATAATCTGACTGGACTGTAG